In one window of Hevea brasiliensis isolate MT/VB/25A 57/8 chromosome 10, ASM3005281v1, whole genome shotgun sequence DNA:
- the LOC110660460 gene encoding peroxidase 3 codes for MGGLSCFGIFVFTFLAYIGSTEAQLQMGFYAQSCPRAEQIVQDFVNQHIPNAPSLAATLIRMHFHDCFVRGCDASVLLNSTSNNQTEKTATPNVTLRGFDFIDRVKSLLEAECPGVVSCADIIALVARDSIVATGGPSWRVPTGRRDGTISNTSEALASIPPPTSNFTNLQRLFANVGLDLKDLVVLAGAHTIGVAHCSSFSNRLYNFTGLGDQDPALDSEYAANLKARKCTTPNDNTTIVEMDPGSRKTFDLSYYSNLLKRRGLFQSDSALTTNSATLTTINQLLSGSLQNFYAEFATSMEKMGRINVKTGSAGEIRKQCAVVNS; via the exons ATGGGAGGATTAAGCTGTTTTGGGATATTTGTCTTCACATTTTTAGCATATATAGGCTCAACCGAAGCTCAACTTCAGATGGGCTTTTATGCTCAAAGCTGCCCAAGAGCTGAGCAGATTGTTCAAGATTTTGTTAACCAGCATATCCCTAATGCTCCATCACTGGCAGCTACCCTCATCAGAATGCATTTCCATGATTGTTTTGTCAGG GGTTGTGATGCGTCTGTGCTTCTAAACTCCACATCAAACAATCAAACTGAAAAAACTGCAACTCCAAATGTAACATTGAGAGGCTTTGATTTCATTGATAGAGTTAAGAGCTTGCTGGAAGCAGAGTGCCCTGGTGTAGTTTCTTGTGCAGATATTATTGCTTTGGTTGCCAGGGACTCTATAGTAGCTACT GGTGGCCCTTCCTGGAGAGTTCCAACAGGAAGAAGGGATGGGACAATCTCAAATACCTCAGAAGCCTTGGCAAGCATCCCTCCTCCGACGAGCAACTTCACCAATCTCCAAAGACTATTTGCTAATGTGGGACTGGACCTGAAAGACTTGGTGGTGCTTGCAGGCGCACACACAATCGGGGTAGCTCATTGTTCATCATTTTCAAATCGGCTATACAATTTTACAGGCTTAGGCGATCAGGACCCTGCTCTGGATAGCGAATATGCAGCAAATCTCAAGGCAAGGAAGTGCACAACTCCTAATGACAATACCACCATTGTTGAGATGGATCCTGGAAGTCGAAAAACATTCGATCTTAGCTACTATTCTAATTTGCTTAAGAGAAGAGGACTTTTCCAATCAGATTCCGCCTTGACCACAAACTCTGCTACATTGACCACAATCAACCAGCTGCTCAGTGGTTCACTGCAAAATTTCTATGCTGAATTTGCTACTTCCATGGAGAAAATGGGCAGAATCAATGTCAAAACTGGTTCTGCTGGTGAGATTAGGAAGCAATGTGCAGTGGTGAATAGCTGA